One genomic segment of Vicia villosa cultivar HV-30 ecotype Madison, WI unplaced genomic scaffold, Vvil1.0 ctg.001190F_1_1, whole genome shotgun sequence includes these proteins:
- the LOC131633928 gene encoding mannosylglycoprotein endo-beta-mannosidase-like: MATALGKTTLDSGWFAARFNEVHFNGTQLTTTNPPSGTTLPWMEALVPGTVLGTLVKNKLVPDPFYGLGNEAILDIADSGREYYTFWFFTSFHCKLSSNQHCDLNFRGINYSADVYLNGHKMVLPKGMFRRHSLDVTNILHPDGNNLLAVLVHPPDHPGSVPPQGGQGGDHEIGKDVATQYVLGWDWIAPIRDRNTGIWDEVSISVTGPVKIIDPHLVSSFFDNYKRVYLHATTELENRSSWTAECSLSIHVTTELEGSIHLVEQLQTQNVSVPAKSRMQYTFPELFFYKPDLWWPNGMGKQSLYNVAISIDVKGFGESDSWSHYFGFRKIESHIDSATGGRLFKVNGEPIFIRGGNWILSDGLLRLSKKRYHTDIKFHADMNFNMIRCWGGGLTERPEFYHYCDYYGLLVWQEFWITGDVDGRGDPVSNPHGPLDHELFLLCARDTVKLLRNHPSLALWVGGNEQVPPADINNALKNDLKLHPYFEHEDVKGKPAKLGDPSQYLDGTRIYIEGSLWSGFADGKGGFTDGPYEIQNPEDFFKDSFYKYGFNPEVGSVGIPVAATIRATMPPEGWQIPLFKKLSNGYVEEVPNPIWKYHKYIPYSKPDKVHDQIQLYGAAKDLDDFCLKAQLVNFIQYRALLEGWTSRMWSKYTGVLIWKTQNPWTGLRGQFYDHLHDQTAGFYGCRCAAEPIHIQLNLATYFIEVINTTSEELSNVAIEVSVWDLEGTSPYYKTHEKLSFLPKKVTPFVEMKYPKSKNPKPVYFLLLKLYDMSDNRILSRNFYWLHLPGGDYKLLEPYRKKKIPLKITSEVFIEGSTYKLQMHVHNTSKKPDSQSLTFERGSTAPLRDSCLVADSIETVHNGAGKGQDGWFKRLHRHFAGKSDGLKVSEINGYDIGVAFFLHFSVHASSKDRKEGEDTRILPVHYSDNYFSLVPGEATTIDISFETPMGVAPRVTLNGWNYHGHTIHEAL; encoded by the exons TCAAGCAATCAGCATTGTGATCTGAACTTCCGCGGAATTAATTACTCCGCTGATGTTTACTTGAACGGGCACAAAATGGTTCTCCCGAAAGGAATGTTTCGGAGGCATTCTCTTGATGTTACTAATATTCTTCATCCAGATGGGAATAACCTGCTTGCTGTTCTTGTTCACCCTCCGGATCATCCTGGGAGTGTTCCTCCTCAAGGAGGACAAGGTGGAGATCATGAG ATAGGAAAGGATGTGGCTACACAATACGTTCTCGGTTGGGATTGGATTGCTCCTATAAG AGATAGGAATACAGGAATTTGGGATGAGGTTTCCATTTCTGTTACCGGG CCAGTAAAAATAATTGATCCCCACTTGGTGTCGTCCTTTTTTGACAATTATAAGAGAGTATATCTACATGCAACTACTGAGTTGGAAAACCGAAGCTCCTGGACTGCTGAATGCTCTTTGAGTATCCATGTCACAACAGAACTTGAGGGGAGCATTCACTTGGTAGAGCAGCTTCAAACTCAAAATGTTTCGGTTCCAGCAAAATCACGGATGCAATATACATTTCCAGAG CTCTTTTTCTACAAGCCCGATTTATGGTGGCCCAATGGAATGGGGAAGCAATCTTTGTACAATGTTGCTATTAGCATTGATGTTAAAGGATTTGGCGAATCTGATTCATGGAGCCATTACTTTGGATTCCgcaaaattgagagtcatattGATAGTGCCACTGGTGGGAG ATTGTTCAAAGTCAATGGAGAACCAATTTTTATTCGAGGGGGTAACTGGATATTGTCTGATGGTCTACTTCGACTTTCAAAGAAGAGATATCACACAGATATCAAGTTTCACGCAGATATGAATTTCAACATGATCCGTTGCTGGGGTGGTGGACTAACTGAAAGACCGGAGTTTTATCATTATTGTGACTATTATGGTCTTTTG GTATGGCAAGAGTTCTGGATTACTGGGGATGTTGATGGGCGCGGTGACCCGGTATCAAATCCACATGGTCCACTAGACCATGAGCTTTTCTTGCTTTGTGCAAGAGACACAGTCAAGCTTCTTAGAAATCATCCCAGTCTTGCTCTCTGGGTGGGTGGAAATGAACAAGTTCCACCGGCTGATATAAACAATGCTTTGAAAAATGATCTGAAACTTCATCCTTATTTCGAACATGAAGACGTAAAAGGAAAACCTGCAAAGTTAGGGGATCCTAGTCAGTATCTTGATGGCACACGTATTTATATAGAAGGATCGTTATGGAGTGGATTTGCAGATGGGAAGGGAGGTTTCACTGACGGACCTTATGAAATTCAAAACCCTGAAGATTTCTTCAAGGATAGTTTTTACAAATATGGATTCAACCCAGAAGTTGGTTCTGTTGGAATACCAGTTGCTGCTACCATAAGAGCGACAATGCCTCCAGAAGGATGGCAGATACCTCTGTTTAAGAAACTTTCAAATGGTTATGTAGAAGAAGTTCCAAATCCCATATGGAAATACCATAAATACATTCCATATTCAAAGCCAGACAAGGTTCATGATCAGATTCAGCTTTATGGTGCTGCAAAAGATCTTGATGATTTTTGTTTGAAG GCACAACTTGTTAACTTCATACAATATAGAGCCCTTTTGGAAGGATGGACTTCTCGAATGTGGAGCAAATATACGGGCGTGTTGATTTGGAAGACACAAAATCCATGGACTGGTCTGAGAGGTCAATTTTACGATCATCTACATGACCAAACAGCAGGTTTCTACGGCTGTCGATGCGCTGCTGAGCCAATTCATATACAGCTTAATCTGGCTACATACTTTATAGAG GTTATCAATACTACATCGGAAGAATTGTCTAACGTAGCTATTGAAGTTTCGGTATGGGATCTTGAAGGAACATCTCCATATTACAAAACACATGAAAAACTATCTTTCTTGCCTAAAAAGGTAACACCTTTTGTTGAGATGAAGTATCCGAAGTCGAAAAATCCTAAGCCGGTCTACTTTCTTCTTCTCAAACTGTACGACATGTCGGACAATAGAATTTTATCGAGAAACTTTTATTGGTTGCATCTTCCTGGTGGAGATTACAAGTTATTGGAGCCTTATAGGAAGAAGAAAATACCTCTCAAGATAACATCCGAGGTTTTCATTGAAGGATCCACCTACAAACTTCAAATGCATGTGCATAACACATCTAAAAAACCAGACTCTCAAAGTTTAACATTTGAGCGCGGTTCAACAGCTCCACTAAGAGATAGTTGCTTAGTTGCAGACTCGATAGAAACTGTACATAACGGAGCTGGAAAAGGACAAGACGGCTGGTTTAAGAGATTACACAGACATTTTGCTGGGAAAAGTGATGGTTTGAAGGTTTCTGAAATTAATGGATATGACATAGGTGTTGCTTTCTTTCTACATTTTTCTGTTCATGCTTCAAGTAAGGACCGCAAAGAGGGAGAAGACACGAGAATTCTCCCGGTTCATTACTCAGATAACTATTTTTCCCTGGTGCCCGGAGAAGCCACAACTATTGATATATCGTTTGAGACTCCTATGGGAGTTGCTCCTCGAGTGACTCTGAATGGCTGGAATTACCATGGGCATACCATACATGAGGCTCTTTAA
- the LOC131633934 gene encoding uncharacterized protein LOC131633934: MSQIAQQLANAQPQGALPSGTVTNPREHQNVNVISTRSLRRLKPEEKNEIEYDIIEVDLEVRENKKVPEEVIQPVKPTEEKREKELTPLIKLSYPSRVAKKDQKEQDFEKFATYFKKLESNIPFFDALEKMPMYRKFMKEVISKKKPTRGEGVVKKEKCCAISPEKRIPIKQKDPGSVAIPCTIKNRTFMKVLIDSGASVSLMPLSTFKKLGIEKVQTVCLLRGEKRLEKRIQIVEESGV; this comes from the exons atgagtcaaatagcacaacaactCGCCAATGCTCAACCACAAGGTGCCTTACCTAGTGGAACTGTTACAAACCCAAGGGAGCATCAGAATGTGAATGTCATCTCAACAAGAAGTCTGAGGAGAttaaaaccagaagaaaaaaatgaaatcgaGTATGATATCATCGAAGTAGATCTTGAAGTGCGTGAAAATAAGAAAGTGCCAGAGGAGGTGATACAACCTGTGAAGCCAActgaagagaaaagagaaaaagagctGACACCATTGATTAAGTTGTCGTATCCTTCTCGAGTAGCAAAGAAGGACCAAAAAGagcaagactttgagaagtttgccacatacttcaaaaagttagagaGCAATATTCCATTCTTTGATGCACTCGAGAAAATGCCAATGTACAGGAAGTTCATGAAGGAAGTGATATCTAAAAAGAAACCAACAAGGGGTGAAGGGGTAGTTAAGAAGGAGAAATGTTGTGCAATCTCACCAGAGAAGAGAATACCAATCAAGCAAAAAGATCCTGGATCAGTTGCAATACCGTGCACGATAAAAAACAGAACTTTCATGAAGGTTCTAATTGATTCGGGTGCTAGTGTGAGCTTAATGCCGTTATCTACCTTCAAAAAGCTCGGTATTGAAAAG GTACAAACAGTGTGTCTTTTGCGAGGCGAGAAGCGGTTAGAGAAAAGAATTCAAATTGTGGAAgagtcaggggtctga
- the LOC131633930 gene encoding uncharacterized protein LOC131633930 — protein MGCRSLTCCNFQFHSTTLLPTSPTPFSISFSHPQLSTYNHYGIPLHLRSATSTSKLRAKFEKFQGEPSQEPESSSSLETITTDNAVNSNEEDDSCLPPDLEGAVIQSSQAAASFVSSGGMRAIVELLIPQLQFLDDEGAQLELWELSRVFLDTLIEETQCQKVKAVFPDAGAAALLKYRWKDALFSFASLSDRKPVDSGDEIVVMIVPDYQMLEYVEKIASTLSDDPPRPLIMWNPRLYSTDVGVGFNVRQLRRYFLSTFTTVYHMRPMPFGAVFRCYPGLWKVFSDDKDRPNRYLLAKEYAGRPDTEDIEILFNNNEDAESEQGQSLLDKAAGVFSSINRFMKSV, from the exons ATGGGTTGTCGGAGCTTAACCTGCTGCAACTTCCAGTTCCACTCCACAACACTCCTCCCAACCTCACCCACTCCCTTTTCCATATCTTTCTCTCATCCTCAACTCTCCACCTACAACCACTACGGGATTCCCCTTCACCTTCGCTCTGCAACCTCCACCTCCAAACTTCGCGCCAAGTTTGAGAAATTCCAAGGAGAACCTTCTCAAGAGCCCGAATCTTCATCCTCACTAGAAACTATCACTACAGATAATGCTGTTAATAGTAACGAGGAAGACGATAG TTGCTTACCTCCGGACTTGGAGGGTGCAGTGATACAATCAAGTCAGGCTGCTGCATCATTTGTATCTTCAGGAGGGATGAGAGCAATA GTGGAACTTTTAATTCCTCAACTGCAATTTTTAGATGATGAAGGCGCACAGTTGGAGCTCTGGGAATTGTCTAGGGTCTTCTTGGATACACTTATTGAAGAAACACAATGTCAG AAAGTTAAAGCCGTATTTCCGGATGCTGGTGCTGCAGCTCTTCTAAAATATCGGTGGAAAGATGCTTTGTTTAGTTTTGCAAG TTTAAGCGATCGAAAGCCTGTAGACAGTGGTGATGAGATAGTGGTCATGATTGTTCCTGATTATCAGATGTTAGAATATGTAGAGAAAATTGCATCCACTCTCTCCGATGATCCG CCAAGGCCCCTTATCATGTGGAATCCACGTTTGTACAGCACGGATGTCGGGGTTGGATTTAATGTACGGCAGTTAAGGCGCTACTTTTTAAG CACTTTTACAACTGTCTATCATATGCGACCTATGCCGTTTGGTGCAGTCTTTCGGTGTTATCCCGG ATTGTGGAAAGTGTTCAGTGACGACAAGGATAGGCCAAATAGATATTTGCTTGCAAAGGAATATGCCGGTCGTCCTGATACCGAAGATATTGAG ATTTTATTCAACAACAATGAAGATGCAGAGTCAGAGCAAGGGCAGAGTCTGCTTGACAAAGCGGCAGGCGTCTTCTCTTCGATTAACCGTTTCATGAAGTCTGTGTGA